The sequence below is a genomic window from Oreochromis niloticus isolate F11D_XX linkage group LG3, O_niloticus_UMD_NMBU, whole genome shotgun sequence.
aaacaaggtacgacctctcccatgctcccaggatgtgggtttgaataccagaacaccctggaatgcacacaaagcctactaaagatcacacatcctatcactacacaattgattatacacctctaagcatatatggaaacttacatcattaaaagattatactgactactaagtacaattttccattgacaatCACGTTTACCTCATGAATGTTTCCAGAACTCTTCAGGAAATCATCTTTGATTTAAAAAGAGTTCAGTCTCTCCTGTATAGACCAACAGGCAGCAGACAGACAGTAAAGTCCAGCAGAGAGACTCTGACGTTACAGCAGATATTTCCCATAGATGTCCAACAATGTCTGATTATTTGACATTACAGAGATAACAACCTGAGCAGACAAGAAGTtgttaaacaaaatgaaagcacCTGAGTGTTTAAccaggtgtgtgcgtgtgtcactTGGTTATTGCTTACTCTGTTAGATCGCCACATGCTGATAATGTGGGACAGACGTACACACTAAAAttcaaaggaaaaagaaagtccTGTTTATTTAACTTGATTGTTTTCATGCAATCTGGTGTGAATTAAATATGTTGGACTTACTAGTAAGTGTTAAGTGAGGAGGAAAATTacaatttactttattttcaaatttattttctttctaagcttGTGGTGTGAGGCACTAACAAACTCCACACCGCCTCACTGTTGACTGATTGTGATCAGATTAGATTTTTCAGTTTGAACTGGTTCCTTTCTTTTCCTGTAGTCTCTGAAGCAGACCCCAAAGTCCTCATATGATCAAAATAAAGATTAAGAAACAAATGAACTGAAGGATAACTGGTAAGTGGGAGCTGTTGTAACATTAATCTGTTTGTGTAAGTCAATAAGACTGTTTCACTATTTAAGCACGATTTAAACTTAATTCTTGTTAATTCACAAGGCTGACTGTGTGTCTGAGCATCATCAggaaaattttcatccttttcccAAAAATTAAAGCTATGTAATAAGTTATTATTTAAACCTTTATTCAGTTTTCTGCATCATTGACCCTCAGCTGGATGATGCAGATGGGGTCACCGTCCGGATTAGCTCTCTTCCTGGGGTCTGTTCCTCTCATGAAGACGTGACACTCGTACACTCCAGTGTCAGCAGACGTCACTTTCTGCAGGACCAAAGACACGTCTCCGTcctccatctgtctgtcctgcaggtCCATCCGGTTGTCAAAATACGGACGCTCGTTTACTGGATCAAATGTCTTATCGTGGTGAAGAAAAACCTGTTCTGGTtgcaggtcagctctgctccactctacacCGATGATGtcgttgtttggagctcgacatggcaGGATGACCGTCTGTCCCGGCTCCGCTGTGATGATTCTCTGGTctgacacagagcagagaggttaaagtaactgcagcagcagcctgtcAGGCAGAGATCGCTGAGCTCTGCTAACCAGGACCAGAGGGGAGTACGAGGATGTGACATTTATGGGGTTAGTGACCTCTGCTAAGCTCAAATTCAAAGTTTCCACGCTCTCTTTTCATCGGCTCCGATCATGATTGGTAAATTAAACTAAACACATGACGTGATTCAGAGGAGTTTGCTTACCATTAGCTTGTTTTAGGACTATTTTTGTTTGGGTGAAACATCAGTATGTTAGATGTTTAGCCCATTTAGTAGTTGGAGTTTCATCCAGCATTTAGGATGCCTGGGTTCAAAACGTCCAGATACATGTCAAAATGTTGCTCAGATGTATTTAATGATTGTGTTTCAATGTGTCAAATTAATCTAATATATATCTGCAGACAGCATGTCTGTTTCCTGTATTTACTAGTCAAGATGATGGCCTTTATTAGGCTATGACTGTGTGAGAGGCCATAACACAAGGGAGAAGTGTTTTAAGTGTCACAGAGTTTTCGTTACATTGTGTTTGATGCACGATGTAAGTTTAAGATAACAGGCTGAGAGCCTGACAGCTGCCTTTACTGTCCAAAGAGTTAATAAAGAAGCGTAGATGAGGCGGATTATCTTTAAAAGGCATAAACACATTATATGTCATCCAATTCATTGtcattcatataaatataaacgTAGAAACTGTGCAGGATCTCAGAAATAAATATATTCCCACTCATGCACAGAAATGAGTGTACTTCTCTATTCCAACACCATCACTATCAACACTATCGTACCGTGTCCAACAATGGTGCGATAGTTTGAGCATGCGGGAGATAAAAATCTGAGTAGATAACATCTTTTTAATAATGTGAAACTAAGTGAGTGTTTTACTCAGTGATTGTATAGAAGTGGTAGGTGTTTGTATAATGACCAAATTGCACAATCGCAGTGATGGTcccttttttcagaaaaaacaaacactgccaTTGGCCAAACCACAAATCACTGCGGTAAAAAGTGTCTTAAGCTATAATCAACAAAAGGAAGTTGTTGATTCGACTCTGTGTGGTTTGAAAGAGTTCAGGTACAGaagacatttttcatagatgTCTAACAAGGGTGCACTTGTTTGAGTAACAGGGAGTTGTACCAGGTATGTgtgttgcgtgtgtgtgtgtgattagcTCATTGTGCTGATTGGAGGTCCAGTTTCGCAATCGTGTAATACAGAAATACATTTAGTTGGTAATGAAGTATGTTTCCTTGTTTATTGCCTTAAAGCTTTTATAATCTTTATACACTGGACGTATAAATAGAATCAAAGTATTTTAAGTGCTCATGTGTCCTCAGTAGACAGAAGGATAACAAATCCACATGAATTGAAtcttatgtaaaaaaaaaaaaaaaaaaaaaaaagattgtggGAAATCatgtttgatttaaaacaaGTTGAgtctcacctgcagagacgaGCAGGAGGCAGACAGACAGTAAAGTCCAGCAGAGAGTCGCAGAAGCTACAGCAGACATTTCCCACAGACGTCCAATGATGGTGCGATTATTTGAGGACACCAGAGATAAACACCTGTTTGACAGCATAttatcaaataaaatgaaagtaacTAAGTGTTATAATAGGTACGTTTGTGTGTTGTGTGGGTGTGATGTTTTTAGCAGTTTGCTCTGAGTGGGTGGTGACAAAGGTGGAGTCAGAATGATTGAAGTGTCACAACTGTTTAAAAGCAGAGACTTGTTTTCAGTGGAGTTCAGTATCAGGACAATCAGGAGGTCATTGTGATGGGCACAGACTGTTTCCCACAACACAAGCATGTCTCCTATGAGGATCTGAACACCAGCTGTATTCAGTCCTGTTTTTCATGAGAGGTATAATTAGCTGTTGCCAGCCTCACCTGGCACAGCTCCCAGAACCAACAGCTGGTGGTCCCTGAtcacaaaaacctttaaaaaagtGAATTTTGGATTTCTTCATTACTCCAGCTGGCCCGATTATCTCCGCTGACTCTTTAGCAGTATGAGAGCAGCTGTGGTTTCCTATCAGCCAGTcagagctgctgttttatgATTGCTAAGAACTTTGTGTTTGATTGTTATTTGGTGATTCTTCTTTTAGTGACTGTGTCAatgggcatttttttttctgaagagTGAGTTTATCTCATTACTTTATTAGTTGAGCCCGTGTCCTGAAGGATCATAATGATGTACTGCGTGAAAACACGGTTAATCTTTGTACATTTAGCAGCAAGCATCACACATGTAGACCTTATTTTTATGTCAGAGTTGAGAGTGAAACACGTCCTGACAGTGCTACGTTTACTGACTCTCACACATCTgacattgttttatttgtggtCACTAACTGACTCGTTGTGAATCAGGACTAAAAAACGTAAAGTGTTGAAAAAAACTGGTTTTGTGTGTTGTGGTTTCAATGCTCAGCGTTTATAGAAATGATGTTACTGAAACCAGAAACTACAAAGGGCCTCTGGATGGAATTTCATCAGAAGAGAAGGAACAAAGTAGTACATGACTgttttaaacacattaaaaactcCAACATGATTTATTACATTCCTCTGTCGTCTCAGGCCCTGCTGTCATCAGGGCAAACTGGAAAACTGATTTGAACATGATCAACCCAGATATTTGTTTACATGGCCACTAGAGGCAGATGTTTGAGcactacacacacactgcatggCTACATCACATCATCCATTATTCAATAAAATTCAGGTGAACATGcgcaggtttttttttaataaatatcaaTGCTTTAACTATTAATAAAAACCAGCTTCACTTAAATATGCCCatataaaagatatatatataaatcttacaaagtttgtatctgtcttgtgtgaaacttgtatgaaaagcatacaagagtgaaaacagatataagatcccttgaaaaattatataaacgAAACCTGTATGTTTTGGAGActtcctaaaacaatatatgaaagtaatgagaaagtggccactttcatatgattcactatatgaagcaaGCTAAAGctgatgcaagtcttttataagtttttttcGATTTCTTTCCATATGAGTGTGCTCTGTCAAATCCTGATTTGGGGTCGCTGTAACAAAGCTCAAAGCAATCATTTAAAGAATTCATAATTCAACAATTGCTTCCAATGAACGAGCTTCTGTATAGCACACTTACACATACAGCATTAGCATGTATTTTCatcatataaaaacacaagctACTCATCCATCAGAGCTTCATCTTTCAGGCCTCTGCTGTCATCACTTTTTTCTTGATTTGCTTTTTGAACATTATGTAAAATGCAGCTGCGCTGACACACTGCTCTAAACGAATTACCCCAAAACACAAATTGTTACAAGTTGTTGGCgtctatggaacgccaggactgtcataatgaattaattaaatacaccattaaataagtTGCTGTgataacagtgtttgtttttagtgaTTCACTCTGTTTGTCTCCACAGGAAGGCAGCTCAAGCATCAAACATGTGGCTCGAGGGCCACAGCTGGAACAGGACAGTCTGGGCTACTGGAAGGTTTGCAGAGAGGCAAAATTCTTTCATTTATTGAGATTCTCAGTAAATCTGAGGTGTTTGTCATGGTCTAAATTAGAAACTGGtaaatgttttgtttacttTAAAAACTCCACTTTGACTGGTCCTGCACATGTGATAGGACACACTGATGAGACTGCACATGTTTTAAAGCTACTGCTGCCTGTTGGTGTGTTTTGAGGTGGATACTTCAGTAAATCTGATTATTTATAATAGAATAAGCTACAGAACTGTTTTATCAGTCTGGTCCACTTGAAAGACTTGAAGTTTGACCCTGAATCAGGGGGAGGCTCAGATCTGGAATATCTGTAGGATGATAAAGGAGGTGATGTCACGAAAGCCACAAATACTTTGGTGCTCTTAAACAATGAAGTGACTGAGTTAGCTGTTAGCTTGGACCGTCTTGATTAGTACAGACAAGCTGGAAATGCAGCTTTACTAAAGCTCAAAACCAggctgagaaaaataaatatataaaaaagaaaagacaaaacaaaggtGAAAGACAAAACTACACACAGCACTGAAAGCCTGACAGACAGAATCAGATGGAGGATAATGAGACCAGAGCTACaagagaaggaaagaaactGCAGATACTAGAAGCAGTGGCTCTGCACCTTTAATATGAATCATTTTCATTCTCAGTGACTGAGTgatgtttgttttctgaaagAGAGAGGAGACTCTTCTCTTCTACTAAATAAAGGTGGAACGGAGTCCAGGCAGCTCAGACTGACGGACACAGACTGAGGTAAAGATCACTGACCAGCAGAGCTTTAACCGCCGCTTTAATAAACAACTCTGTGCTCGGACAACCTTTCAAAGTGCAGACTGGCACCACGTGATTGTGTTTGCAGAAAAAGATTTTATCATGAGTGTCAGGAAACTTTTCCACTGACAGCTGAGATGAACATGAAGGTCATACAAGGAATATTTCAGTAAGAAGGGACAGTTTCAATCCTGGCTGTGTGAATGCATGATGCTCAGCTGTCTGTGAAATCTGGATGCACTTCTGTGTGCAGGCTCAGAGTTTCAGAGACACAAAGATTTGAAGTGCAATGACAGCACAGTTCACACTGAGCTGGGTTTCACCTGACAGCAGCGAACCTGACCCATATTTCACCTCACATAGATCAAATTAAAGTCCCCTCATGTTGTgttaacacagaaaacatgagTGTAATCCATAAATCCTCTTTAACAGCAGATGTTAGATTTCACAGAGAGGCTTGCCTTTTCCCAAACTTTAGCCCACATGCTCTGAATTAACTTCAGTTTGGTATTTGTTCGTTTTAGAAGCTGCAAGCGTGATAAAAGTTTCAGGAGGAGTCACCAAACCCCAACATAGGATAGAAAACCTgagtaaacttttaagatgGAGACACGAAGCATGAAGACGCAGCTCTGTGGTTTCAGGTCGGAGCGTCTTCCTCCTCAGCAGGAAGTTGGTGGATATTTATAATCTGTGGTTTTATgtagaagctgctgctgctgagcatGTTGGTGCTTCTTTGATGGAGCTTTCACAGCATTTACTCAGACTGATGAGGACGGTTTCTGGTGTTTGGTCAGGGTTTCCGTACTACGGTTGTTGAATCATGCATgtaaaaacattactgttgcTGACATCACCACCACTCACATGACATCACATCCTGTCAACCTGTTTTCACCTCCTAACCGCTGCACTGAAAACAAGTAGGATCCTTTTATTGACACAGCAGCAGAGCTCAGGCCTGTGTTTGAGTGCAATGGGTTAAAGAGGTGTTCCTATTGAAGTGGCACCTCCCACACACCTTTGACTGTCACTGTAAATACAGATTCAGATTTTGTCTACATTGACTTTACAgagtcagcagcagcagatcagCTGTCAGAGCTCCTGTTCACAGACCCAAAGGTACAGCTGCTTTTCATTTAGTAAAAAGAAGATAAATCTGTTTCCTAAAAGGTTGAACTGTTCCTTTAAAGTGATCAGGAAGCGTATCAGCAACATGAGCAGGAGGCTGGATCTagtctgctgtgtttggatGGGCAGCTAAAAATAAGAAGTGGGGACATTACATAATACACAAAACCTCCCAGaacattgttccttcagtggtgctattttcagtcattatgcaaatgtactgtttataagattgagGAAACCTGccgtcagctgagactgaagaagtcacttgcaTTTCTTAAAATCCTCTAACCAAACTAATTCGCGCAGAGCGTCATAGTCACTCGCTTTTGAAGCAACACCACTTATCAAAGAGAATCCCCTTTTCTCTAGCAAACTCCACATAAGTTTGGGTTGGCAATTTCTTTTGCTGGCGAAACCTCTGCCTATAGGCTTCGGGGACTAACTCATATGCCTGCAAAACAGCTGTTTTAACACATGAGTAATCTAAACTGTCCTTTAAAGAAAGCGCAGCCACCACCTCTTGGGCTTTGCCGGACAGtttgcactgtaacaaaagagGCCAAATATCACTAGGCCACTGCAACGCCCCAGCGATACGTTCAAATGCTGCAAAGTATGTATCAACCTCAGTTTCTCTAAAAGTGGGCACTAAAGAAATGCACTTATCGATTTTAAAAGCAGACGCGGACGAGGAGGTGGGACCGGAATTGTCAGCAGAGACAGATGAGGCTTGAGCCTGAGACTCCAGCTCAAGCTTTCGCAGCTTAATGGCTTTGTCTGCCTCTATCTCCAGCCTTCTTATTTCAAGCTCTAACTGAGCCCGCCTGTTCTGGGCCTTCTCCTCAGCCTCCAATTGGAGACGTGCCAGCCGCACCTTCAGCCGAGCTCCTTCTCTGCCTTCTGAACTCCCAGAAGAGAGTGGATCATAGCGAGGAAGCGTGCGCGGCGTTTTTCCCCGCTCATCCCCACAAGAACCATTTTGGCCCTCTTCAACTACGGCAGCTTGGCTTGGCACACCAGAGACCACAGGCAAAACAGGCGCTTGAATCACACCAGCTTCCACCAACTTGTCCACCACTAAAGCTTTCAAATCACACTTACGGAGGTTTTTTGAGACCTGCAGCTGAAAGTGATCCACAATTTGCAGCAAATCATTTTTGCGACAGCTATTAATCTCAATAGATGGGGCATCTATAAAGTGCTGTAAACAAAACGCAGCCGACATAGCGCCTAAAGTGATAAAGCTACTCTAAAACAAACAtccccctttttatttttttttcttccccctccTAGGAACAAAGACCCCCTATGGGGGATCCCGAACGAGCCCCCACTTATGTTACGACCCCCTCTGCTAGGCGTCAGGGGAGGAGTAACATACACAAGCCCTGAACACAATACTGAGTAAAGAAGGGTTTTAATAACaaactttaaacagaaaaccGACAGGGCTGTTCAACAGACCGCTGGGCAAACAATTAttatataaagacaaaagaaaagacaagagtAAAAGCTAAAGGTTAACTAAGGCAAGCTGGCGGCACACAAAATAAACGCTAAGAGTAAACTAAGGCGAGCCAGCATCACAATATTCTACTCACAGCCAGCTAGCAGCTCAAAGCTCTAATCAGGCTAAGTTCAAGCATGCACCAAGGTTTGTCAAAGTTCAGCAATATGAACAAGTTCAACAAAGGTTGACGAGGGAAGCACGAAGGGCAAACTGCATGTTCAGTCCTAAGCAGCAGCCACTGATTGAAGGACTTCCAGCCTTTTGTATTCCCCGGTAAATGCAGGCAGCCGTGTCATTGGTCCATCGTTTTCAAggctcctgcagcagccaatggtGTGAGTGGTCTGGCACACTCTGATCTGCATGTAGTTGAGGCGGGCATAGGTCCGGGGCCAGCCAATCCCTCATGAGTCCTGGAACACTGATTTCTATAGAGGAAGGCGGGGCCACCTGAGGCCAGAGGCCGTAAcagatgagtgacgaaatgtttctcccactgaaaacgctacgtccagatgaacagaaccaactttttgggatttcctgtTGGGTTTCTTTCACGTTAAAagcatatatatatctatatatctatatatagatatatatatatatatatatatatatatatctatatatatatatatgagagtTTGGTTGCCAAATGTTTATTGTGAAAATTCTGGAGTTATATTCTTTGACATTGTTGACTGAATTGCGTTTTGAAATAAAGGCCTCTGTTTATTCATTCAAACCCTCTGATAATGATCATTGTAAATATGTTTGTAGTTTCTGAGGGAAAGCTTTGGTTCTGTGCACAGCTGCTTATTTTGcccctttgtgtttgtgtgttcacagTTTCAGCAGATGAGAGTGAGCCACCAGTCCAACAACTGCAACCAAGCTTCtggtctttctttttgtttctttcataaGATTCTACTGataaaacaaactaacaaataaatgaaaaaacataaaaatacaaaaaaatcctTATATAACTAGtaataaaagaaatgtaaaacaaaaatattataaaaaatgtaataaataaatattttcttcatctttaccttttttgtcacagttttctgtattttaaatgttttctgtctGATGAGACGTTTATAAGGTCTCACTCAGTACTTTAGGATGAAAACAGAGAGCTGAGAGCTTTTCGGTTCTGACGAACTTCAAAAGAATGAAAATGTGAGACAACCTGAATGTCATTTGTCATCTCGCTGCTGCTCAGCAGAAACTCCAGTCTGAAAGCTGTGAAGCATTTAAAATCTGCTGCCATCTATTGATGACACTGGTGCATTACATGGTAAATATTTGAATTTCTAAAATGATCAGTTCATTGTAAAATTAGCAATAACTTATTCATTCCTCATCATTATAACAATGTGCTGTGCAAATAATCAATagactttttttaaaccattttatGGCCTTTCATGGACAAAATGTGAGTTTCTGTGCATTAAGACAAGAATACAAAGCGCTTTGTGCTGGTCTTTAGTCTGCCATCATGTTTTCTCTgctaaaccaaacaaacaaacaaacaaacaaacaaacaaacaaacaaacaatcttCATCTATAGCTGCACAGGAAAGTAacaaacttaaagggaaacttAAAGCATGAGATTAATtgagttcaattttatttatatagcaccaaatcacaacaacagtcacctcaagttGCTTCCGATTGTAGTGTAGAccctacaaaaatacatacagactctacaataatacactgAGTTTCACAGAGCCTCTGTTTGACTTCAGTGAACCAGGGAAAACACTCTTTCAGTTCACATTTGCAGAATGAGCACTCCGCCACTGTCTGTGGAGTATAATCAAGTCTTTACCGCTGATGTCACAATCCTGGATCATTTAACttgagttttcttgtgttttgtcattttgatttATGGTTTGAGTCCACCTTGTTAGTCTAAAGTTTATTCTATACTCCCTAGGTTGTTATGTTTAGTTTTATTGGATTGTGTCTTTGCCCTCTGTGTCCCCCTCGTGTGTCTATGTTTTGTATTTGGGTCTGTTCTTGTGCCTTGTTTCTCCTCCTTGTGTTTCACTCTGTCATGTTTGTCTATGTTTCCCCAGCCTGTCACGTATGcactctctctccctcgtgTTCCCTGATCCATGAAGGTCGTGTTTCAATGTTTGGTGTGTCTTGTTGTGCTTCCCCTTTGGCGTCTAGGtaatttgtgtcagctgtgttccttgTGTGTCCTcacttccctcgttatccctcttgtatttagtgtcCGTGTCTTCTTGTGCTTGTTGTTGCGATCTCCCTCATCTATggctgtgtgttttcttgtgtttagtttatattttcccagtttagtttagtacCATTTTCCCCTTGTGTCAGCAATAAAGCTCCCTTTTGAGTTCACTTTCTCGCCTCCCTGTAGTCTGCGATTGGGTcctttcctgcctgcacacagccgcaTCATGACAGCTGACCTCTCATTTCAAGTGTTTGCTGTTTCCTCTCAAAACCAACGTGTTTGACTGAATCTGCTTAAAAAGTAGCAGATTTGTAAAAAGTGATTATTGgtttaaaataatgaataagATTTTGTTTTACATTGAATTTCAATTCATATTTACATTTGAATTGAAAGAGAGACGTAAAGGGAGCAGCACTGACAGAGAAGTATGTCTGCCATGTGGAGAGTTTCCAGCATTTATTtagtgattttctttctttttcaaacgGCTTCAATAACGTGAAGATCACTGCATGTGAATCAGATGGATGGACAGAAGCTCTGCTGCAGGTTTTCTCTGTCAAACACCAAGAAAATGTGAATCAGTTTCAACAAATGAGCTTAagacaaatgaaccagctggaGTTTGAGGCCCTcgggaggtcagaggtcagatttATACTCTGTGAGCTCGCTCTTATAAACAGGACCACCATTCATCAATGTTTTTGTAACATTTCTTCTGCTCTCTCTTGTGCTTGGGTTTAATATCCCAGAGACCTGACTGACAGGAGGAACAGGCGTGCATattgcaaaaacataaaataattgtCACGCTTGAGTACATATAATAACATACAGGAATGTGGTTCAGCAGCTTTGAGTCAAGGTAACTCATTACTCCTGATGTCAGCGGGCATATTCTGAATGTCATTAAATAACAGGCTGGGACTGACTAGTTTCACTTCCATTGTCGCGTCTTTATCTGATTCTCTACTTGAACTGCTTCcctctcatgtttttttttttttttttcagtccctGGCAGtcagtaaataataaatgttgtgCGGGTGATTCAGCTACTGAAAATGATTGTACTGTGGTGGAACGCCTCTGTTCTTATCAGTGTTTGCAGCCGGTGATCATGTTCCTGTATAGATCTACCTGCAAACCTACTGATCCAGCTCTATAGAAACCAAAAAAGCAGCTCCAGGCGACACAGATTGAAGactacacagagacaaacagcagctgagTTGTAGCCTCAGGCTGATCTTGTTACATTATTATCGCATGTCAATCATTTCCGACATATTTCCTGTACAATTCCAGCTCAACATCCAGTAAGACCCAACCCGTATGTTTAGCTTCTTTAACAAAGACgttaaaacagacttgtgtgaTTCAAAGTTCAGTTTCACCTCACCAACAGTTTTATGATGAAATATTTTCCTATCATTCCTTCCATCACAAAACTATCCAGCGAACcttctacatttaaaaaaagatcacaATTTAACTTTGAGGATCTCAGGAAGATCTCACTGCCCAGGAACTGACTGAAGGGATCAGATTAGAGTCTTCAGTTTCTTTGAAGCAGATGGTAAACTTGTTATATGATCAAAATACAGCTGCTGATTAAGaactttaaataaaaagcactaaaaagaagaaaaaattaaagCTATGTAATAAGTTattatttaaacttttattcAGTTTTCTGCATCATTGACCCTCAGCTGGATGATGCAGATGGGGTCACCGTCCGGATTAGCTCTCTTCCTGGGGTCTGTTCCTCTCATGAAGACgtgacactcgtatgttccagtgtcagCAGACGTCACTTTCTGCAGGACCAAAGACACGTCTCCGTcctccatctgtctgtcctgcaggtCCATCCGGTTGTCAAAATACGGACGCTCGTTTACTGGATCAAACGTGTCGTCGTGGTGAAGAAAGACCTGTTCTGGTtgcaggtcagctctgctccactctacacCGATGATGTCGTtatttggagctcgacatggcaGGATGACCGTCTGTCCCGGCTCCGCTGTGATGATTTTCTGGTctgacacagagcagagaggttaaagtaactgcagcagcagccagtCAGACAGAGATCGCTGAGCTCTGCTAAACTAGAGCAGAGGGGAGTACGAGGAGGTTTACCATCAGCTGGAAGTCTAACAAAATATGATCCGCACTGA
It includes:
- the LOC109201252 gene encoding uncharacterized protein LOC109201252 isoform X5; this encodes MSAVTASLGSTLLFFGIFVFVSADQKIITAEPGQTVILPCRAPNNDIIGVEWSRADLQPEQVFLHHDDTFDPVNERPYFDNRMDLQDRQMEDGDVSLVLQKVTSADTGTYECHVFMRGTDPRKRANPDGDPICIIQLRVNDAEN
- the LOC109201252 gene encoding uncharacterized protein LOC109201252 isoform X4, with the translated sequence MLSNRLLSLVSSNNRTIVGHLCEMSAVVSASLCWTLLSVGLLLVSADQKIITAEPGQTVILPCRAPNNDIIGVEWSRADLQPEQVFLHHDDTFDPVNERPYFDNRMDLQDRQMEDGDVSLVLQKVTSADTGTYECHVFMRGTDPRKRANPDGDPICIIQLRVNDAEN